Within Ranitomeya imitator isolate aRanImi1 unplaced genomic scaffold, aRanImi1.pri SCAFFOLD_1628, whole genome shotgun sequence, the genomic segment AAAAGTCACCAATTTTATTTGTAAAGTATAATTAAAACgtaaattattttatatatataaaattcaATTTTACAATTTGAAAACTTAATTTCTTATATATATACTTTCAAGTACATCCGTAACATAATTAACAGCGTTTGTTACATTTTTTATATCATTACCTTTTATTGTAATTACATTGCTCGGGTCAGTTTCTGTAGGCACTTGAATTTAACGTTATAATCCTTTTCTATTTTCGAAATATTTTGATGTCGTTTTCCTATAAGAacgccaaatttttttttctcgccAAATAGGACTTTTTGTATAATATCCTGGCGATGGGGTTGGTGGTGATGATTTGATGATGATGGATGACGAGTATCATCATCATTATTTTtagtatcattattattattattaaaataataGTGATAATGGTAATGATAGTGTTGATGGTATTGTTGTTGTTCTTTTCCTTCTTCAACCACTTTttcttgttgttgttgttgttgatgatgatgatagtggtggtggtggtggggaggagaaGCCGAAGCTGAAGCTGCTGCTgctgtttcttcttcttcttttcctAAAAGTGATGTCAAAACTGATGGTATTAACAATCGAATTTTTTCTTCATGACCAATAAATTTATAATTTTTCTCACCTTCTTTTACTTTTTCATCATCATCAATTTCAGTCCATATTATAATATTGTTATCATCATTTCCTCCCTTAAGATTTATGGCCAAATCTCGAAATCTCGTAATTTCATTTTATTCACAACGTCATTATTTAACGTTTCCTTgtacattttacattttaaaattataTATTCTTCATTTTCATTTTCAATGTTGCTGATGACTTTGTTCTCGTTGTTGTTGTATCATTTACATTTAATAAATTTTCATTATTATCTATAGTCAAAAAAGACCATTCTTCTTCTTCATCGTTTTTACGGCATCTGCGTAAGAAATGATGGTTgggtttttttccttttcttcttgTTTTTCTAAAAATGCCATATCATCGAACCAGTCTTCCTTTTCTTCTTGTTTTTCTAAAATGTCCATTTCATCGGCCCAGTTTTTGGTAACGGTAGCAGCAGCAGTGTTATCATCATCCCCTTCCTCTTTTGTTGTTGTTTCACCTTCTACTTTTTTCTCTTCTTCAATTTTAATGTTGGGTAAAGAGgaatttttttcttcctttttgcgAGGGGTATTATTCTTTTTTTCTAAAACTTCATTTTCATGAGAAAATTCTGAAAGATTCCTGATGGGGAATATTTTCGTTTGCTTTGCTTCATTGTCGACTCCATGATGAAAAATGatgatattttaattaaaaaatatatagataGAGCAGTGATGGTGGTAATGTTTCACCTTTCGCTCAACAGTTAGTAATGATATGAGAATCTGCTCTTCGTCTCTTTTTATAATGAGGGTTGGGAGAAggatttaatataaaaaaatatttgttttaaaaattattatatatataataaaaataaatattttgaaaaatattatcattttaaaataataataatatctcataataaaaaaattatggtaAACAAAATTCTCATAAATAATATAGATGATGCAGTTTTAAAGTTATTGGATCTGCGACAGATTCAAAATTTATCATTAAAAATAATAAAGGTAGTGATTTAATTACTAAGTTCGATACGATTCAAGATACTAAATTTCAATCATTTCTTTCTAATACTTTTAATAAAACAAATAGTCATTGGAATAAAATTGAAAATGTTAAATTATTACGTTTAGAAGGAGATCGGGGGGGTTCGATTAGAAAAGCAGTTAAAAATAAACTTCCGTATAAAGATTATAATCTAATGAAAATTGAAACTAATAAACTAGCGAATAAAGTTGGATTTAAAAACGAAGAAGATTTTATTAAAACCATTGATGATTATCTAAAACTTTATAAAACCGATAAAAGTGTTTACAAGAGCCAAAATTATTAAATTTCATTTCATTTCTTCGTCGTCATCCTAAAACTGTTTTAGTCGGTATTACGGCGTCTAGTTCGATATTTGCAATTTTGAACGCAATATCAAATATACACAAAAAAAATACTGGATGCTTTCGTTATTATAAAAATGTTGATGATGAtgataaaccaaaaataataaaacaaaaaatatcggGAAATTTTTGTATTAGCAataaggatgatgatgatgatacattattattattattaccagaaTCAGAACACCCACTCTTCAATAAAGAAAAATGGGATTGTAATTACAAAAATTTTGATTTGAATGGTATAAATGGAATTAAAGCTAATGAAATTTTTGGTTTAGGTTGTAATGGTTTATGCGACCCTTTAAATTATAACGCTTTAGCGGCATTAACACCCGAATATGAAGGAATAACATTATCAGAAAAAGAACACGAAAAACACGATAAATACATGTACGTTTGTGAAAGGGCTTCAATTTTGCGGGAATTTACTACCAACATTTTCGATTCTGTGAATGAAATTGCTCAGGGGGTGATACAATCGCAAATTGGTCATAAAATGTACGAATACGTAGATttgatgaaaaaatacattttatttatcgTTGTAATTATTTTAGTTTTAACTTTTGTTATACATCGGTGgattcttaataataataataacaaaactaatatataataattttttattgtataaaaaaaatttttatcattttttctatatatataagaaagaaaatttatataaaaaaatataataaaaaataatggcGGTTCCTCCTCTAGCTGTTGCTACTACTACCGCTACCGCGAAAGAAATTGATGAAACTCAATTATTATTGTTGGCTCGAATCTCATCTCAATTTTATATAGAATTGTATACAAAAACAATTTATAATAATCAAAATATTGTTAAAAATGATAAAAGTAATATTAGTGGTGATGATATTTATGATTACATTATAAAAATGTTGCaataatattttatatttttttccgtTATTAATCATCATTTTCCATGTCTTTGAAATTTATTTTTTCACTCATCTTTATCATGGTGGATGAACATTttactacattattattattattttacgcgATGAAAATGAGAAATTATGATGAGCCAAAATGACTTTGGAAGAGTTTTTaaaaccaaaaaattttttttatgatatcgtttttttttaataaaattttctTTTGTTGTTGTATTATTACTACTCGCTtgattcttttctttttcttttatattaAAATTATTAGCATCAACAATATTATTATTTTATAGAGGCATCTCTATTATACTACTTGTTTCATGAAAGAAAAAAACCATCATCATTTAAATCTTTTAAAGAATTCATacccattttttttaaatcaacaatATTTTTCAGTGGTATATCcatgtttttataaaaaaaaattaaatactattttattatatattacggataaaatttttttattatttatttatatttatatatatatatgaaaaaatattatataaattttttatttttattatatcattttattttatatatatataataaaatatttatttattatatatatatattattattgagcTTCAACGATTGAAATGAGAGGTGGGGGAAATGAAAAAAGAATGGATTAGTTTTAAATAAATTATCATTTTCGGTAtaaatgttttttaattttttgttaatGGAAATTAATATAAATATGAAAAGTATCGCGTACATACCCGTTATAAGCATTTTTtaaatttagtttttatttaattgataatggtggtggtggtggtgatcaaTTATCATTATTATTGTTGTTTGATGATAAAAAAATtgattcatcatcatcatcaacattaGCGCCTTTATGATAATAATTGTCATCATCATCATTTCGTGTTTAGTTTTGTAATAAGTAAAAaattgtttgggatttttctttttgtaataataataattcttaatAAATACGCAACATAAAACTCCAACGAGTATTACAAAAAGTACAATTATTAATATTAAGGTAGCGTTAAGGGGTATTATTAATTCGGGATTTGTTATTATTGTTGCCGTTGTTGTAGTAGTAGTAAAAAATAATGAGGATAATTCAGGGaaaggaaaaaaattattattgttgCGTTTTACCATTTTAAAAAAAACTTATATTGATATTTTcatttagaaaaataaaaatacatttatacCCCTTTAATACATTTGTCGTTTTATTTTCTAGTAAAAATGTTTgattatcatcatcattattattattcaaaaaataataaaaatttgaacaatttattatttctttttctgtctgTAATAATAAATATCTTTGAAGTTTAGAATGAAGTTTAATAATAATGTTGCGTCTatcgttattattatttttttctatttttataatTGTATTTTGAGGAAAGGGTAAATTGCATATTTTTTTTCGTTTTTACAATTTTGTTGCACGTGTAGAGCAGAAACAACGGTCGAAAGAGAAATTTTATTTTTATACATTATAAAACCTAAATGATAATTGGAAATATTTTTCATTGTATATAAAGTAAATAGAGAATTTAAAGGTGGGGGTCTTTGTAATGGTAATGGTAAAAATAAATCTAATAATAATGGGATATATCTAAATAATTGAAAAtgtaacaaaaaattattttttaattgaaTATTATTTATCATAAAGGCCAAGGCATTTTTACATTTTCTAATCTAAATATTGATGGTAATTCTTTAAGAACGGTGGTATTTTCGTATCTAATTAAATTCCAATTTATGTTTTCTATAAATTTATGAAttgtgttatttattttatttacattACTATCTCTGATATTATCAGTCCATGTTTTATTAAACTCTCTAAGTTCTCGAAAAGGAATGTAATacttaatataaaaataaaattgggGGAGTTGTTGTGGAAGGGAAAATTTTTTGTTGGGCGAAAAGTTTTTAAAATTGATTTAAATTCTTTTTgaatatttattattacttttttatgATTATTATCATCTTCCTTATTTATCATACTAGTTAATTCTTTATCGATTGATTCAAAATTAATTTCATAATGATAAAaacacatttcccatttattaataTTTTCTCCAAAATATACACGAGTGGATGAGACTATACAAAATGAAAATtttgttattaataataatattaaatatgttttcatttttttatgtatatttaaataaataataaatataaaaaaatataggctatatatattatgtatatattttatttttttataataaatttaataaaaattatatatatataatttttattaaaatatataattattattattattaaaaataaaatattatacaaaaaaatttttatttactaaaaaaatattatatatataatgataataatattagtTTTCTATTTTATTCTATAAcataattatctttattttttgaAAATATGTAAAGGGATTCATCataagcctttttttcttttttatatttcgaAAGTAGAGGAGGGAGTGGGGGAATAATATGTTGTTGTAATTCATCATCATTCCTTAAAAATTTATaaacattatttttaatattttctgaCATTTTTGGTAAACATAGGCGCATAAATAATTCAACATTGTGCTTAAAAGAATAAAACCATCCCAAACTCTATCGCTGAAACTATCTTCTAGCTTACCATAATTAGGGTCGTAAAGAGCCGCCAATTCAACGTATAGAGGAATTTGATTTTTGTAATTTACCCGAGCGATTATATGAAACAATAATttatcaagattattattattattatttttaaataataatttacggtcatcatcatcatcatcccgcaGTCTGTTAATGGGAGCTTTTTTATCatcactgtatatataatacaaCCTATCAATGTTTTCAGCTTGTAAAGTGAAAAAATTCAATTCTTTATCATTATTAggatccattattattattatttttcttttagatAAAAGACGTTGATTTACGAGCAATGGCATTATATTCTTATATATTACATTGGGTTTTCCCGCCAGTGGTTGTGCAGATTTAAAATTTGGATGATCAAATATACTTAAAAGGTTGTTAATCGGTTCTTCATACGCTCGTTTAGCGTCGAGAAATTTCTCATCACGTTGTAATTCAACATTGGTAGGAAGAAGGGAATAAGATACCGCATTCCAATATTCTTGATAATCCATAATTAAATTTTTATCAATTTCAACATTATCTTGTTTTAAAAGCTCGTATATaggatttcttttctcttttttcagTTTTGGTAAACAAAGTTTCATGAATAAATTAACATTTGAACTGACATAAGTTAAACCTTTCCATCCAAGAAGAGGGTCATAACGCGCGGCTAGTTCAACGTATAGGGGTGGATGATGAATATAATAATCCTCCTCCTCTCCTTCATAGTTATAATGATTGATACGAGCGATTAAATGAAATCGTTCATTATCATAGTTAAAAAGGTAATACAATCTATCAATGTTTTTTGTAGTAAATTGTTTCATTGTCATCATTGTCTCATCATCATCAAGCTGCTTAGTAGGCTTTATACGAATAAAGAATCGTTGATTAAAAAGTGGCCAATTCATGCTGTCATCTATACTGGAACAATTCATGATTCCCCACACGGCAGATTTAAAATTTGTCGTTGTTGTTGTCATTGCTACGTACGGTACTTtatgttttgtatatattttttatatattatatatttttatatatatatattttttttttatatatattttaaataaataaaaaatttataaGGTATAATAAATTAtacatttattatatttattaaaatttatttcaattaaaatttttattacacaaaaaatatatattgatataaAAAGACATGTTTGAAATTAATTTTTTATCCAAGAGGATTTGTAAGTATACCTACATACAAAATTTCATTTGTATTTTCATTACATATACAAAATACAAATGGTCTATTTAGATCAATATAATTACCACACCCATCCACCATACAACAATACGCTTCAGCTTCAATTGTCGTTCCTTTTTCATCATTATTAATCTCTACGATATTTTCTAAATGTACATTTTCCATCCCTTTACCGATATCACAATTTTCTTCAAACATTCCGTGATAATTCGAACCCCTTTCGAATAAAAAATTCAATTCGGGTATTTTTTTCATTGTCTCATCCAAATTATATTgctttttaaatttaaattttggCATATAAATATTGAAATATACCTCATTTCGTCCATTTTCGTTCATATTCTTTATAACATTACTCATGTTGGGAATAATATTTTCATTTAATTCTTTAGCAGTAGATATTTTATCTGGTAAAATTACAAACATGGAATAATGACCAGGAGGATTTTTATATGGAAACCGATAAATGTTACATTGTAAATCTCCAAATTTATGATTATTTATCGTTTTTATAGTAGTCAAATCACGGTTCAGCATGGGaacttctatttttttattttctgaaaggAAAAATGTTCCGTCTCGAGTATTTTTTTCTAAAAACTCTGCTTTCCATAATCCCGTCATCAAGGTTTTAGAACAAATAATATATTTATAATATTCACTTAATGACAAATAAGTTGCTTTGTCTATAAAATCTTCAATCGCTTCAATTTCTTGTTCAGTACtgggtttttttataattttaaagTTTTGTATTATTTTCTCTACggcatttttaaatttttccccaaCATGATTTATTTCTGGTTCAGAAACGAGAAATAGTGCAGATTTTTCTTCGAatggttcttcttcttctttcgtaatttgttgttgttgttgttgtagcagtgcattttttacattttcatgtTGGTTTAATTTTTTCAAAGTTTCACCCTCCGCTCCTAATGCTAACATTTTCAATACATTTAATAAACAATTACGACCCAACACTGCATTTTCGTGATTATCCAaattttcaaatatttttaaaaatatagtaTTGTTTTCATCGTCACTAGTGATATTTTTCTTCTTAGAGTTATCCATAATGATGATCTACTGCTGCTGTTGGTCCGTGTTTATATACACAGAAATACATCCTCCACCCCCCtcctattttattattttatatatatatatattaaaaaagatAAATGGAAAATAACGAAAAAGAAAATATTATTAGAAACTCATGCACTAAAAGaatgaaaaaatatattaaaaatataactAGAAGTATGGAAATTTTTCTAGATAAAAATATTATCAATTacattttattaataatattatcaTCAGTTAATATTTCGAGTGGAAACATTTGTGAAATAATTGATTTGTTCGCAACACTTATTTTACCAATATTAAAAACCAACAAAAAGCGAAAAAAACAAAAGCGAAAAATTTAAATTCGACGAATGTCCAAGAAACTATCATCatcaaataatattaataaaaaatataataataataatagaagacAAAATACGGGACGATCGATAAAACAAAGCATTTTTCAAGATGAAAATGTTACGAAAGAATTGTCCAAAATTTTTGTTAACAATGATacaaatttttctttatttttatatcaaTTTTTTAAAAAGAGTATAAAATGTGTAGCTAAATCGGCAAAGTTATGTCTAAAATATAAACAACTTTTAAAAATTATGAACATTATATTTTATTCGAACACAACATTCGAAAACATGATATATATTTAACAACATAAAAATTgtttttataatatattttaaaaataataaaaaattcttggtatttttagattatttttattaaatatatatatatataaaagtttctaAAATGTAGTTTTTTTTGTATATAAAAAGCCAACGAGTTGTGTATGATTAATCATAATAGAAACAAGAACTATTATGGCAACAACAACTCATCATTATGTTGATGATGATAATAATGAAATTGtcaataaattaattttaaaaCTATTTGAAAATTTTGGATAATCACGAAAATGCCTTGTTGAGTACAAATTGTATATTtaatataataaaaattattagtATTAGGAGCAGAGGGAAAAACTTTGGATGAATTAAACCAATATGAAGATTTAAAAAATGCATTAATTATaaacaacaacaataataataatgatgatgatactTCTTCTTCCTTTGAAACTGCGTCTTTATTATTTCTCATTAGTCATCCCAGAAATAAATTTTgtcaaagaaaaatttaaaaatgatGTTCAAAAACTAATGAAAAACTGTAAAATAATGAAAATACCAGAAACCAAAGAAGAAATTAAAGAATTTATAATAATGATGAGTGATTTTAATGTATATAATGATGATAAAATGATGAATAATAAATACACATTATATTCTAAAACTATAATGACGGGATTGTGGAAATacaattttgataaaaaaaaaaaccaaaaataaaGAATTTTACGTTTCAAATAAAAAAAACTCGACTAATTCCCATGATGGAACGGAATATAAAAACTTTGATAAATTCGGGTAAATGATTACAAGTTTGGTGATTTACTGTGTAATATTTATCAGTTTTCCGTATGAAAATGCCGAAGGTAGTTGTCACTCTATGCTTGTAATTTTACCAGATAAAATATCCACGgctaaagaattaaataaaaaatattattcccaacaTGAGTAACGTAATAAATTTAATGAATAAAAGAGGTGAGAAAACTatgtataaaaatatttttatgccCCAAATTCAAATTCAAAAAGACATATCATTATTTGAAAAAACTCATTAATGAAAAAATACCTCAATTGGGTTTTTTGTTTAACGAGGTATCAAATTATCATGGAATGTTTAAAGAAAATTGTAATATTGGCAAAGAAATGTTTCCACTACATTTTAGTAATATAATAGAGATTGATAATGATGAAAAAGGAACGGTAATTCGTAGTTTTGGATTATGTGCGATGACGGATTACATTGACAAAGATGAATCTCATCATGATGTTATTAATCTGAATAAACCATTTGTGTATTGTGTATGTAACGAAAACACGAATAGAATTTTGTATGTGGGCACATTTACAAATCCCATtgaataattaataaaaatatatatatatagttatattcttCCTTTTTTCACAGTTTTACTTTGTAGATTAgaaatatttttaataaataaaataaaaaaaaggaactttatttttacttttaatttatatttttataaatatatatatatattttgataaaATTTTtatataaaagatatatatatatatatatatatataattaaagtaTTTTTAatagataaaattaaaaaaaaaatttatttttacctTTAATTatcattttcatatatatacatatttaaataaaataatttaaattattaaaaaaatattttttatataaagaCTAAgtatttgaaaataaaaatattaattgAAAAGAAATCATTATGGCTGCTACTGCTGCTGcgagttttaaaaataataataataataatgaatggtTTGTAAATTTCTTTAAAACTCTCGCTAGAAATTATTTTACAGCTGATGATGATCCAGTTTTAGACGGCCAAAGTATTATCAATTTAATAAAACCAATAATTTTAGccgtaaataataataatgatgatgatgaactCTTAAATTTACTTAAAAATTCTTCCTCTCGTTGTTGTCAGCACATTGTTGTTATATTCATACCAAAACAGCAATATAATGTAATTAATCCCAAATTTAAAATTTTGGTTAACCAATTTCTCTCTGATAATGTAATATTTGGTATTTTACCTATGCCAACAAATAACAATGATTTAAATGCTATAAATGCATGGGCTACGAATCATGGGTGGAAGAATGATAAAATTATGCAAGAAATTCCCAATGAtaagaaatatatattttattccaAATCAATTTTTTCTGACCAGTGgaaaaaatcaatttaaaaaacAAGATACGGATGAAAATGGAATTTTTAATCTTCCTAATAATAAAGGAATTTGTACCGTTCCTATGATGAAATATGAAGGATTGTTTAGTATAAAaagtataaatataaaatataataataatttaaattGTACAGTATATAAGATGCCTTATAAAAATAGTAGTATGTATATTATTCTTCCCGAAAAAATAGTTACATCTCAAgaattaataaacaatatattgtaCGATAATGATAATCGTATTTCCAATCTCCCGTCTCTTATGACCCAAAAATCATCATTATCAATTTCCTTCAAAATGCCTAAATTTAGTCGCAAAGGGAAATATACATTAAACGAAACATTTGAAAATATACCCGAATTAAAGCATTTAACGCAGATGCCCCTGTGTTTAGATAACATGTTTAAGaagaatgatgatgatgatgatgaagaaaatAATAACAAATGTTGATGTAAAACACGTAAATTATGAAACGGAGATTTATATTAAAAATGATGAGGGGGGTACAACTGTAAAATCTACATCAAGTGCTTTAATGTGCGATGGTGCATTACCAGAAATTATACTCAATCGTCCatttccttttattttatttgcgaAAATGAAACGAATCAAATTTTATCTATTGGAACCTTTACAGGCTCTAGTCTTTTAAAAAAGAAAGAGTGGAATGAAAAACACGGTAAAGATAGATTTTATTAAAAAGGAATATACATTTTTCTTTtatgatgaaaaaatatatatatatttttttttatattaaaacatttactaatatatataataaaataataatataaaattaaaaaatgagctttaataataataataacaacaacaaccGTCATATTCGTCATTTACCATTTTTAGAAGATTCTTCCTCTACGTTACCCATAGACACAAAAACTT encodes:
- the LOC138654433 gene encoding serine protease inhibitor A3K-like yields the protein MDNSKKKNITSDDENNTIFLKIFENLDNHENAVLGRNCLLNVLKMLALGAEGETLKKLNQHENVKNALLQQQQQQITKEEEEPFEEKSALFLVSEPEINHVGEKFKNAVEKIIQNFKIIKKPSTEQEIEAIEDFIDKATYLSLSEYYKYIICSKTLMTGLWKAEFLEKNTRDGTFFLSENKKIEVPMLNRDLTTIKTINNHKFGDLQCNIYRFPYKNPPGHYSMFVILPDKISTAKELNENIIPNMSNVIKNMNENGRNEVYFNIYMPKFKFKKQYNLDETMKKIPELNFLFERGSNYHGMFEENCDIGKGMENVHLENIVEINNDEKGTTIEAEAYCCMVDGCGNYIDLNRPFVFCICNENTNEILYVGILTNPLG